The Sabethes cyaneus chromosome 3, idSabCyanKW18_F2, whole genome shotgun sequence DNA window tcaaaactgccgaagaaaataaattatttgaaTAAAAAACACCAACCTCCCGCCCAGATACTAACTAAACCCAGCAGCGTATATATTTTTAATCGGATAATTTAGTTAGCATGTAATTCACCTGTCGTCTGCGGTAAAGTTGTTTGTCCCACTAACCGTGATCGTTGTCATTGACACTATGTAGGTTAGCTGACGGTACCTATTAGTTACGTACGACGAGGGACGAGATCAAATTGCTTTTAACCTACCGATACCGCAAAATTGATACATATATTAATTCAATCTCCCCGTTCAGTTCAGCATGGATCACCCGGATTGGTTGAATGACTCCGAATGGGACTCGACGAAGGAGAACATACTTCTAGTTCATGGCTACGCCGGTGGTGACAACACTCTGCCGATCGCGGTATTACGTGATGGTAAGTACGCAGGCTACGGATTGAGTTCCTCCGGTAtgaaaaatgatgatttttttcAGCCTACATCAACCACGGAGGATATAATGTATTCTTAGTAGACTGGGGAACGCTAGGACAACCACCATGCTATGTGGCCGCAGTGTACAACCTCAGACCGGTTTCGGTGTGTTTGGCGAAAACGTTGATGCGCCTTCGTACGCTGGGACTTACACCCGAAAAAACTACCTGCGTGGGACATTCGTTAGGGGCGCATATCTGTGGCTTATTGGCGAACTTTTTGAACTTCAGAATGGAGCGGATTATAGGTATTTTACAATTACAATCGGTATTTTCGTacttactataaatttgaaatatttgtaCAGCACTGGATCCTGCGCGGCCTCTTATCAAACCCGGAAATATCAATCGCTTGGACAGTGGAGACGCCAAGTATGTACAAGTGATACATACCAACGCCGGTCATTACGGTGAAGGAGGACGGGTTGGACACATCGATTTTTGTATCAACGGTGGACGGCGGCAACCATATTGTGGCAATAGCACAAGTAAGTATACACGTAACTTAAagaattgaatgaaaaatagtacCCGAAATCTGTTTTTTCTTTGTCAGATATAAACTTGTGCAGTCACATTTGGGCAGTGTGCTATCTGGCACAGTCACTCTACGAAGGATCAGAACCCATGGCAGAGCCATGTAATCGACGGTGTCCTACGAGTATTTTACTACCACCAGCAAGGTCACGAACTGGCCGCTTCGGCTATGCTCTAGGATATGCGATTCCTATGGGACAGAAAACTCCAATGAGGTGTGTTTTCGCATTATTATTAGCTCAATTTAATAAGTACAAATATATTGCTTTACCTTCTATTTTAGTGCATCCGGATCGTACTGTATTAAGGATACCAAACCACCCTTCTGCCCGTCGGATGCCAGTACACTAGGGGATAAAAGATGTTGCATTTAGTATTAACAGATAGAATAGGAATCATTTTTACAATGCACCAAACAATCAATCATGTTGACTGATTGCCCCGTTGATCGATGTTCCGATGGTTGAGCAATTCTTCTATTGAGATCGGACAAAAATCGTACCAATATAAATTCATACGGGGCTTCTTTGCATTTTTGTCTGAAAATGGTAGTTAATTGTTTCTTTCTCGTTAAGTTCTCGCCTAAATATCTTAATCAAAGGATGCATTACTATCGAGTAATCATTAAAATACAATGACTGacaaaaatttgtaaactttctctgaaagtattttttgtattatttaagTTTAATGTTAATCTGAGTCTGTAAATGACAGTTTAATTAAGGCATCATTATCGTTATTTTCATTTCGCCACTATTTAATTCGatacatttaattttaactgTAAAACTAGGAAATTGGAACACGACTATACAAGTTGAAATCTTTTTCTGTTGGATGTATGGTTTAGTAAACTACAATACTATTACTCACATCTTTTTCTTTGTAATATCATTGTTGAGAAAAGAATATTACTATCACATCTTACTGCTTTACTTCAAATTTCTTTAAGTAGCAATTCCTCGGCCGCAATCCTCGAgacgaaataaataatattttcccAATTGAATAAGCCTGATCACGTTTCTCGGACCAGTATTACTCCTGTAATTTGGATTTGCATTTTCATCGATAATAACACATTAAACCTGAAGGAAGGATACAATAagcttaaaatccatgttttgcATATTCAACAATTGAACTTAACAGTTACGTATCCCTCTTGCGTGCAATTGGCAGGATAGACCCTCGCCAATGGCATCAGTTCTTGAGGCACCAAAAAATGCCTGAATTTCAGCAAAGCACTAGTAATAAGTAAAATGCAGTATTAGATAAAGGGTGCCATGTGATTAATATAATTGTATAACTCGAAATGATGCTAAACTTGGGAAGAATACTGGATTAAAAAACAAGGTTGTGCCAAATCTTCGGCTCTACGCGAAAGGCGCTGTAATGACATGCATGGCTCTGGCTAACAGTAAAGGTAATTTGTTAAAATAGAAgcaaattaatattaataattttAGTATAATTTTGAATATGACTccgaaaga harbors:
- the LOC128743791 gene encoding phospholipase A1 member A-like; the protein is MTMTVKLFLISVIVCSSFVIYAQTQYLLAQALYLGDPDAFNTTKEDCVWKREGSDYQCPDPAIRIILYTSGIVKERLVFSMDHPDWLNDSEWDSTKENILLVHGYAGGDNTLPIAVLRDAYINHGGYNVFLVDWGTLGQPPCYVAAVYNLRPVSVCLAKTLMRLRTLGLTPEKTTCVGHSLGAHICGLLANFLNFRMERIIALDPARPLIKPGNINRLDSGDAKYVQVIHTNAGHYGEGGRVGHIDFCINGGRRQPYCGNSTNINLCSHIWAVCYLAQSLYEGSEPMAEPCNRRCPTSILLPPARSRTGRFGYALGYAIPMGQKTPMSASGSYCIKDTKPPFCPSDASTLGDKRCCI